From Anaerotruncus rubiinfantis:
GATCCTCATTATGATCAACCTGATCCTGCTGTTCCTCGGAATGATCATGGATATGTCCTCGATCATCATTATCACGACGCCGATCCTGCTGCCAATTGCGACCAGTATTGGGATGGACCCGATCCAGTTCGGCGTCATGATGATCCTCAACCTTGGCATCGGCCTGATCACTCCGCCGGTGGGCGGCGTGCTGTTTGTCACCAGCGGAATCACGGGGCTGAAAATTGAACGGCTGACAAAATGTATGCTGCCCTTTTACGCGGTTATGGTGCTGGCGCTTTTGCTGATCACCTATATCCCGGCGATCAGCCTTGCGATTCCCAATATGATTTATCAGTAAGAGGAGTCTGCCGTTATGAATTTTATCACCGAAGATTTCCTGCTTTGCGGCGATACAGCAAAAAAGCTCTACCATGGAACCGCCGCGGGCCTTCCGATCATCGATTACCACTGCCATGTGAGCGCCTCAGACATTGCGGACGACGTGGCTTTCGGAAATCTGACCAACGTTTGGCTTGACGACGACCACTACAAATGGACGGCGATGCGCTGGAACGGCGTGCCGGAACGGTTTATCACCGGTGACGCGCCGGACTATGAAAAGTTCCTCGCCTATGCGAAAACCCTGCCGGACTGCATCGGCAATCCGCTGCATCATTGGTCGCACCTTGAGCTCAAAAAGTATTTTGGCTACGACGGCCACCTCACTGGGGAGACGGCGCCGAGGGTCTGGGAATTGGCAAACGCGAAGCTCGGCCCCGGGGGGCTTCGGGCACGGGACTTCATGCGCCAGGCGAAGGTGGAGTGCATCTGCACAACCGACGACCCGGCGGACGACCTCAAATGGCACGCGCAGCTGCGCGGCAGCGGCTTTGAGATCAAGGTGCTGCCCGCCTTCCGCCCGGACAAGGCGCTCGATATCCGAAAACCGGACTTTCCCGCGTATCTGGAGAAACTCTCCAGCGCGGCAGGCAGGCGGATCGAATGCCTTGATGATCTGCTGGACGCGCTTTCCGGGCGTCTTGACGCTTTTGGCGCGCTCGGGTGCAGGCTTTCGGACCACGGGCTGTCCCGGCTGCCCTACGCGCCATGCGGCGAAAAACGCGCGGCGGAGATCCTTGGCCGGCGGCTTGCCGGGGAGGAAACGGGCGCGCTGGAGGCCGAACAGTACGAAACTTTCCTGCTTTGCTGGCTCGCGTCGCAGTATGCCCGGCGCGGCTGGGTGATGCAGATCCATTTTGGGGTGCTGCGCGACCTGAACCCCGGCCTATATGAAACCATCGGTGTGGACGCCGGCGGCGACGCGATGGGCGACTGCCTGTGCGGGGAGAAGCTCGCGGGCATCATGAGCGATCTGGAACGGCAAAAATCCCTGCCGAAAATGATCCTCTATTCCATCAACCCGAATGACAACGCGGTGATCGATACGCTTGCCGGATGCTTTCAAAACGGAGAGGCGCGCGGGAAGATCCAGCACGGCTGCGCCTGGTGGTTCAACGATACGAAGATCGGTATGGAAGCGCACCTGCAGACGCTTGCAAGCCTGAGCGCGCTCGGCAGCTTCATCGGGATGCTCACCGATTCACGCAGCTTTCTTTCCTATACCCGGCACGATTATTTCCGGCGAATCCTTTGCAATTACCTTGGCGGGCTCGCGGACCGCGGGGAATACCCGAAAGATTACAACCTATTGGAAGCGCTTGTCCGCGGCATCTGTTACGAAAACGCCAAAGCATACTTTGCGTTCTGATCGATTTTTTAGGAGGAAGACAATATGGGGAAATACACAAAGGAGTTCCTGGACCGCCTGCAAAAGGAACTCAATACGGCGGTGCTCTGCGATATTCTGGATGAATTGGGCTACCGCAACCAGGCGATGAACGGCCGGATCAAGCCGCTCGATGACGGTTATAAGCTCGTAGGAGTCGCAAAGACGATCCTGAGCTACGACGTTTATGAAATGCCGGAGGAACCCTACAAAACCGAAATCGACGCGGTCGATTCGGTGCAGGAAGGGGATCTCGTGGTTTGCAGCACCAACAATTCCAGCAGCAACGGATTTTGGGGCGAACTGATGGCGACTGCCGCGATTGCGCGCGGCGCGCGCGGCGTGGTGGTGGATGGGGCGGTGCGCGATATCCGGCAGCTCAAGGCGCTGGGGGACACCTTCAAGGTATTCGCGGCGGGCCGCAACCCGCTGGATTCCAAGGGCCGCTGCCTGGTGGCGGATTATGACTGTCCGATCCTCTGCGATGGCATCCTCGTTCATAGCGGGGATCTCATCTTTGCCGATGTGGACGGGATCGTCGTGGTACCGGCCGGCTGCGCACAGGAAGTGTTTGAGCGTGCGCTCGAGAAGGTGCGCGGGGAAAACCGCGTGCGCGAAGAGCTGCGCGCGGGGGCTTATCTGAAAGACGTATTCGCAAAGTACCATATCCTTTGACCAGGGAGGGATTTTGATGGAATTGCAACTGTTTGACGCAGGCGTTATGCTGGGCCGGTCGAAAATGGACAAAGGCGGCAGCTTCGACAATTTGAAAGACCTGCGTGCGGTCATGGAGCGCCTGCAGATCGGCAGGGCGCTGGTGTACGGCGCGCTCGCTAAGGATAGCTGCCCGCGGGAGGGCAACCTGCTCCTCTCGGAGATGATCGCGGACGAACCGTGCCTTTTCCCGGCGTGGGTGGGGCTGCCGGGGCATACGGGTGAATTTCCGGACGCCGGGACGCTCAAAAAACAGGCCGCGGAAAATCGTGTCTGCGCGCTGCGCCTGTTCCCGCGCCAGCACAACTACCCGACCTCAGACTGGTGCTGCGGAGAGCTGTTCGGCGCGATGAATGAGATGCACATGCCGGTCTTTCTCGACTATGGCGTGGAACACTGGAGCGAGCCGATGCCTTGGGACGAAATTTACCGGCTTTGCAAAACCTACCCGGATATCCCGTTCGTGCTCGTGCGGGTCGGCTGCGGCTCGAACCGGCCACTCTTCCCGCTGCTCGAAAAATGCCCGAACCTGCACTTTGAAATCAGCTACTTTGACGCGAATCGCGGTCTGGAAGCAGTGGCGCAGCGGTTTGGCGCATGCCGGATGCTGTTTGCCACCGGCATGCCGACCTACAATCCCGCCTGCCCGATCGCGATGCTCCACTTCGCGGACCTTTCCGACGCTGACAAACAGAAGATTGCGGGCGAAAACCTGAAAATGCTGATAGGAGGGATCCGCTATGCGCTTTAAACCGCTTTCCGAACAGCTCGACACCAGCGGATACCGGATTGTCGATTCCCATGCGCATCTGGGACTTTACCACAAGTTTGACATCCAGGGCGGCTTCGAGGACGACCTGGTCGCGCAGATGGATCGGGTCGGCGTGCAGGCGCTGGCCATCTCCCCGATGGTGGGGCTTGGGCTTGACAGCCGCCGCGCCAATGATATGACCGCCGCGGTGCTAAAAAAATACCCCGATCGCTTTTATGGGATGGCGCTCGCGAGCGGCAACCGCCCGGAGGAGATCCTGCCGGAACTGACGCGGTGCTTCGACACACTCGGCATGACCATGATCAAGCTCCACCCGGACGAGGCGAACTGCCCGATGGAGCGCAAATGCTACGACCTCATCTACGGTTTTGCCGCTGAGCGCAAGCTCGCGATCATGAACCACGACTGGCAGTCCCCCGCGCGTCTGGAGGCGCTTGCGAAACGGTATCCGCAGGTGCGTTTCACCCAGGCGCATTCGGGCGGCAACTGGGACGGCCACCGGGAGGACGATTATTTCCGGCTGGCGCGCGACTATGAGAACATCTTTGTGGACATCTGCGCGAGTCCCATCTTCTACGGCGCGCTCGAAAGCCTTGTGGAGGTGGCGGGCGCGGACAACATCCTCTTTGGCAGCGACGCGCCCTTCCTGAACCTGGCGTTTGGGGTCGGCAAGGTGCTGCTGGCGGATCTCCCACATGCGGACAAACAGAAAATCTTCGCGGACAATTTTCTTGGGATTATTGCGCCGCGCGACTGATGAAAGAAGGTATTTTTCATGAATCTCCCATTCCAGATTGATCTCTCCAGGAAAACCGCCGTGGTTACCGGCGCGGGCGGGGTGCTCTGCAGCGGCTTTTCCAAAGCGCTGGCCGCCTGCGGCGCGCGGGTCGCGCTGCTCGACATCAACCAGGCCGCGGCGCAGAAATACGCGGATGAGATCACCGCGGCGGGCGGAACCGCCAAAGCATACGAATGCGACGTGCTCAACCGCGCGAGCGTCGAGGCGGCGCATGCGCAGATTGCGGCGGATTTCGGCCCCTGCGACATCCTCTTAAACGGCGCGGGCGGCAACAACCCGCGCGCGACCACCACGAACGAATATTATTTTGAAGGCGACCTCGACAAGGACATCGCCACCTTCTTCAACCTCGACCCCAAAGGGGTGGAGTTCGTCTTTAACCTCAACTTTCTGGGGACTCTTATCCCCACGCAGGTCTTCACGCAGGATATGCTCGGCCGTGAGAGTTGCTGCATCGTGAATATCTCCTCGATGAACGCCTATACGCCGCTCACCAAGATTCCGGCCTATTCCGGGGCCAAGGCTGCTATCAGCAACTTCACCCAGTGGCTTGCGGTGCACTTTTCGAAGGCGGGTATCCGCGTGAACGCGATCGCGCCCGGCTTCTTCGTCACCATCCAGAATGAAAAGCTGCTTTTCAACGATGACGGCACCCCCACTCCCCGTACAGACAAGATTCTGGCAGGCACGCCGATGGAACGCTTCGGCAAGCCCGAGGAACTGAATGGGGCGCTGCTCTACCTGATTTCGGAAGAGGCCGCATCCTTCGTCACCGGAATCGTCATTCCGGTGGACGGCGGATTTTCGGCATATTCCGGCGTGTGAGGAGGGGCCGCTATGACGGCTGCGCTTAAAATGCAGGCGGGCAACCTGCAAATTGAGATCTGCGAAACGCGTCGGGCGATGGGCGAGGCGGCCGCGCGGTGCGGTGTTGCGCGCGCCAAAGAGGTGATTGCCGAAAAGGGCGAGGCCAACATCATTTTCGCGGCGGCGCCCTCCCAGTTTGAACTGTATGAGAGTCTGCTCGCCTCGGACCTCGACTTTTCGAAAGTGAACGCCTTCCATATGGATGAATACCTGGGCCTTGCACCCGACGCGCCGCAGGGCTTCGGGAACCTGCTCAAAATCCATCTCTTTTCAAAAAAACCGTTCAAATCGGTGCATTACCTGAATGGCCAGACCAGCGACCCACAGGCTGAGTGCGAGCGCTATGCAGAGCTGCTCGCCGCGTTCCCGCCCGACGTGATCTTTCACGGGATCGGGGAGAACGGGCATCTCGCCTTCAACGACCCGCCGGTGGCGGACTTTTCCGACCCCCGTGTTGTGAAGGTGGTGGCGATGGACGAGATCTGCCGCAACCAGCAGGTGCATGACGGCTGCTTCGCGCGGCTCGATGAGGTGCCGCGAAAGGCGCTCTCGCTGACCATTCCGGCGCTGACGGACGATCGGACCTGGCTTGTGGTGACGGTGCCCGGCCCCACCAAGGTGGAGGCGGTGCGCCGCGCGGTGCGGGACGAAATCTCCACCGCCTGTCCGGCCACCATCCTGCGGCAGCATCCGCACGCGGCGCTCTTTCTCGACAGGGAGGCGGCAAAGGGAATTCTCTGACAAGGCGAACATCAAAAGCGGCGTTTCAACCGAAAGGTTGGAACGCCGCTTTGCGTTGGAACGGGTTTGCGTTTTCAGCGCGCAAGGATCACGCAGTCATAGGGGAGCAGATTTTTTCCGTTCAGCCGGCCGAACAGGGTGCGCGCATCCGCGAATTCGGGCGGGATGACCAGGTTGACCTCGTAATTGGTACGGTTGACCGCCGCGAAAAAGCTATCCCCGTTGCAGTCGCGCAGGAAGGAGACCGCTTCGGGCGTGAAGGAGACCGCCGAGAAGCTGCCGGTCGAAAGCTGGGGGTAGTCGGTGCGGATCTTCCCGAGCGTCTGGAACACCTCGAGCAGCTCGTGATCCTCCCGTCCCCAGGGATAGCAGGTTCGGTTGAAGGGGTCCTTGTAGCCGTAGAGCCCGGCTTCGTCGCCGTAATAGAGGCAGGGGATGCCGGGCAGCATATATTGGATAACCGCGGCCAGCCGGAAGAGTTTTTTGCCCAGTTCGTACCGCTGCGGGCTGAGGGTGTTGTTCTGCCCCTGCCATTCGCGCCCATTCTGTCCGGCCGGCTGTCCGGCCAGCGCGGTAATGGCGCGCTCGACATCGTGGGTCGAGAGGGAATTCATCAGCACGTCGAGCACCGGCTTCGGGTAATGCTCCAGGATGGTTTGGATGGTGCCGTAAAGACGGCTGGCGTCACCGTCCCGCACCCAGGTGAGGATCGCGTCTTTAAAGGGGTAATTCATCACGCTGTCAAGCTGGCCGCCCAAAAAATACCGGCGGCGCACGCCGTAGGCAATCTTGGTGGTTGCATCCTCCCAGACTTCCCCGATCACCGCGGCCTGCGGGTCATAACTTTTGACGCAGGCGGAAATTTTATCGAGGAATTCGTCCGGAAGTTCGTCCGCCACATCGAGCCGGTAGCCGGAAATGCCGGCACGCAGCCATTTTTTGAGCACGCCGTGCTCCCCGCAGATGAATTCGCTGTAGCCGGGATCTTTCTCATTGAGATTCG
This genomic window contains:
- the uxaC gene encoding glucuronate isomerase → MNFITEDFLLCGDTAKKLYHGTAAGLPIIDYHCHVSASDIADDVAFGNLTNVWLDDDHYKWTAMRWNGVPERFITGDAPDYEKFLAYAKTLPDCIGNPLHHWSHLELKKYFGYDGHLTGETAPRVWELANAKLGPGGLRARDFMRQAKVECICTTDDPADDLKWHAQLRGSGFEIKVLPAFRPDKALDIRKPDFPAYLEKLSSAAGRRIECLDDLLDALSGRLDAFGALGCRLSDHGLSRLPYAPCGEKRAAEILGRRLAGEETGALEAEQYETFLLCWLASQYARRGWVMQIHFGVLRDLNPGLYETIGVDAGGDAMGDCLCGEKLAGIMSDLERQKSLPKMILYSINPNDNAVIDTLAGCFQNGEARGKIQHGCAWWFNDTKIGMEAHLQTLASLSALGSFIGMLTDSRSFLSYTRHDYFRRILCNYLGGLADRGEYPKDYNLLEALVRGICYENAKAYFAF
- a CDS encoding RraA family protein, whose amino-acid sequence is MGKYTKEFLDRLQKELNTAVLCDILDELGYRNQAMNGRIKPLDDGYKLVGVAKTILSYDVYEMPEEPYKTEIDAVDSVQEGDLVVCSTNNSSSNGFWGELMATAAIARGARGVVVDGAVRDIRQLKALGDTFKVFAAGRNPLDSKGRCLVADYDCPILCDGILVHSGDLIFADVDGIVVVPAGCAQEVFERALEKVRGENRVREELRAGAYLKDVFAKYHIL
- a CDS encoding amidohydrolase family protein — encoded protein: MELQLFDAGVMLGRSKMDKGGSFDNLKDLRAVMERLQIGRALVYGALAKDSCPREGNLLLSEMIADEPCLFPAWVGLPGHTGEFPDAGTLKKQAAENRVCALRLFPRQHNYPTSDWCCGELFGAMNEMHMPVFLDYGVEHWSEPMPWDEIYRLCKTYPDIPFVLVRVGCGSNRPLFPLLEKCPNLHFEISYFDANRGLEAVAQRFGACRMLFATGMPTYNPACPIAMLHFADLSDADKQKIAGENLKMLIGGIRYAL
- a CDS encoding amidohydrolase family protein — translated: MRFKPLSEQLDTSGYRIVDSHAHLGLYHKFDIQGGFEDDLVAQMDRVGVQALAISPMVGLGLDSRRANDMTAAVLKKYPDRFYGMALASGNRPEEILPELTRCFDTLGMTMIKLHPDEANCPMERKCYDLIYGFAAERKLAIMNHDWQSPARLEALAKRYPQVRFTQAHSGGNWDGHREDDYFRLARDYENIFVDICASPIFYGALESLVEVAGADNILFGSDAPFLNLAFGVGKVLLADLPHADKQKIFADNFLGIIAPRD
- a CDS encoding SDR family oxidoreductase, with the protein product MNLPFQIDLSRKTAVVTGAGGVLCSGFSKALAACGARVALLDINQAAAQKYADEITAAGGTAKAYECDVLNRASVEAAHAQIAADFGPCDILLNGAGGNNPRATTTNEYYFEGDLDKDIATFFNLDPKGVEFVFNLNFLGTLIPTQVFTQDMLGRESCCIVNISSMNAYTPLTKIPAYSGAKAAISNFTQWLAVHFSKAGIRVNAIAPGFFVTIQNEKLLFNDDGTPTPRTDKILAGTPMERFGKPEELNGALLYLISEEAASFVTGIVIPVDGGFSAYSGV
- a CDS encoding glucosamine-6-phosphate deaminase, producing the protein MTAALKMQAGNLQIEICETRRAMGEAAARCGVARAKEVIAEKGEANIIFAAAPSQFELYESLLASDLDFSKVNAFHMDEYLGLAPDAPQGFGNLLKIHLFSKKPFKSVHYLNGQTSDPQAECERYAELLAAFPPDVIFHGIGENGHLAFNDPPVADFSDPRVVKVVAMDEICRNQQVHDGCFARLDEVPRKALSLTIPALTDDRTWLVVTVPGPTKVEAVRRAVRDEISTACPATILRQHPHAALFLDREAAKGIL
- a CDS encoding glycoside hydrolase family 13 protein translates to MFDSRDSRCKSPFGAVRTDEVVTFRVYLPITYQLENPVLLMFKADRWDTPERIPMEFEQSDGVNIAYRCIFYSPDPQLYFYLFEVEGVNGCTRIVRDHEGFGKLSAQGSDMWQLTVYDKNMQTPDFLKKGVMYQIFPDRFCCSGAEKYGVPADRRMHENWYEMPDYLPDQNGKITNSDYFGGDLRGIAEKLPYLKGLGVTTIYLNPIFEAHSNHRYNTADYEKIDPLLGTEADLSALCHKAKQMGMHIILDGVFNHTGSDSVYFNKERRYGNGGAYNDPQSRYRSWYEFINYPAEYQSWWGFQELPNLNEKDPGYSEFICGEHGVLKKWLRAGISGYRLDVADELPDEFLDKISACVKSYDPQAAVIGEVWEDATTKIAYGVRRRYFLGGQLDSVMNYPFKDAILTWVRDGDASRLYGTIQTILEHYPKPVLDVLMNSLSTHDVERAITALAGQPAGQNGREWQGQNNTLSPQRYELGKKLFRLAAVIQYMLPGIPCLYYGDEAGLYGYKDPFNRTCYPWGREDHELLEVFQTLGKIRTDYPQLSTGSFSAVSFTPEAVSFLRDCNGDSFFAAVNRTNYEVNLVIPPEFADARTLFGRLNGKNLLPYDCVILAR